Sequence from the Toxoplasma gondii ME49 chromosome Ib, whole genome shotgun sequence genome:
GCTTGATGCTTCCACCCACACGAGAGCCCAGGACTCGCTCGAACGGAACAGTTTCCTGCGAAGAGCAGCGAATGCGAAATGCGCTGAGGAAGTCGCAACGACGAGAGGTCGTTGATGGCAGAGAAATGGAggcaaaagaaaacgaacgtTCCTCGTCGTTCACATGCGTGTGAGCTCTCGCATTATGCCTGTACCCCCTTCTCTACTTGTCTTtccctcctcgctctcctcttctttcttccttttccgttGGTCGggtccttctctttttctcctaCTCTgccgtctttccttctcctcgattCCCTCCTTCAagtctttctttccttctcgctttcttcttcgacccccccccttgttctctgcgtttctctcttctttccttctctccccgtttTTCTTGTCGCATCACCTGCCCAATGACTGTGACGTTCTTGCATCCGCGTCTATGGAAGGCGGCCGCGAGTTCGACGCCGACGAAGGAGGAGCCTATGATGGCGACTCTGGGGTCGGAGTTGAacttcttgttttcctccaGAAACGCGCTGAGTTCCTGCAAATCGTTCTTGCCTCGCACCGTAAAGATGCCGCGAGCCGTTCCGTTCGGCAGCCCCGTCAGCCGCCGCGCTTCACTGCCtgtgcagagaagcagctgcagaaacggacgaagcaaacacagaaactcGTCGCAAGATGGAGAAAAACGGGAGCTTCGCCTCAAAATGTACAAGGTTTtttcacacacacaaacaagAGAGGCGCACCACACgcaaagagaagggaacagAGATAAATGTCAACGCACGCATGCAACCATATGCacttgcatatatatatatatatatgaatatatatatatatgtgtatatttagGCATACAGAtgaatgtctctgtttctctctacCTATCTGCAGATATCTCTATACAGCGACATATCCATGAGGATGTGTGTGTGAAGACATCTAgttgtgcatgcgcatttgTGCATAGATGCTTGTACACATGTGTATATCGATGCCTGTATATCTTTCCCTACCTCTCTCCGCGCGCCTCTATAGCGTAATATACACGTAGCAAATGGATTCACCTcaaagtgcatgcatgcgtcgatgTGTGAGTATATAAGATACACGCGCAAGTACATGTAAATGCAGAGAGATCCGAGTCGTGCCTTCCCCGTACTTTATCGAATTTCACATCTGGGGCGTTTCCCTCGAGGCGGACAGTTTTCGTCTTCAAGTCCACGCCGACGGCGCGAGAGTTCAAGAGAACCTGGACGCCGAGGTCCTCCTGTAGAGCCTtcagaggacggagaagaactggaaaacAGAACACAAAAGACACAGGTGGATCCCACGGAGACTTCAGTCTAGAGGGAGACTCACGACGGACCCAAGGCTTCCTTCGCCTACGTTGCGAAACTGAAGTGACGactggggaagaagaaactcccGAAGAACAGGTACAACGCCCCCAACGGTCAGGCGAGGTGTACGCAGAGAACTGAGAGCGAaaagaactcgagaaaacgaCCTGAGACGACAAAAGCTTGGCTCACTGTTGTCAAGTTTCGCGTTGAGATTCTTCGTCAGCACCGGACGGTCATAGGGCGGAACCGATTCCTCGCAGATCATTACAATCCGGCCTAAggagcacacacacacatgcgcatgcgcctcaAAACCTTTTTACAcatgcgaaaaaaaacatgTTCATACACATTCATCTGTATTATTCAGGCATTTATACAACTTCATGCAGCTCTACCTGTAGGCCCGCACATCCACATCCATGCATGagtgtgcatatatatatatatatatatatatatccatataaatatgtatatacggATATCTGTATTTCTGGAAGTATACCCACAGATCTGCACACAGTTCCATATTTCCTCGCACACATCCTCATGAAACATGCACAAGTAGCGTCACATATATCGGTACAtctattcatatatatatatatatatatatatatatatatatacgttttACCTCGCCTCCACGTACATAAGATAGAAATAGAAATGTATTAATTAAGAGACAGATGTTGTGTTGCTGCGGGGCCAGATTTTCCTCACGCAGGATGAGACAAGTGGAGATatctttctcgttttctctctcgttgttTCTCAGTGTCCCGAGCAATCTGTCTATTCTCCATTCATCTGTCTATATCGATTTTTGTATCTTCGAAAAACGCCCATGCCGACTTGGCCGACGTCGGTTGTTGATGCTTTACCGTCGAATCCCTCTGCTCGTAGTGTCTCCGCAGCCGTCGCGGCCGCTGCGCCGCCCCCGACGAGAACAAacgtttctgtgttttgtcctcttttttctttcgcgtaAACTCCACGAGCTCGAACAGGTACTTCGTCAGGGATCTGCGCCACTACACGCCCGTCCTTGATCTCCACCGGATACGTCGGAATGGCGCTCAGAGCCGGACCTAGGAAGAACtcgcagacggagacgcgcttgtctcgcgttcttgtggaagagagacaaggaaacaaGCTCTGCCTCCACTCTGGCGGGAGCAGCAACGCGAGACGGCACTCGActgcgcgtgcatgcgcaccGTGACGTCTCCATGAATTTCGAGAAATTTGAAGTTCGAGCGAGGACATACGTGGTGAGAAGGCCTGTAAACGAAAAACGAGTGGAAAATGACTCACCGTTGACGCATTTTCCAGTTTCAAGGTCGAACTCAGCGTCGTGGAGAGGACAGGTGACAGTTCGCTTCGCCGTGAGAACGCCtgaggaggaaaggaggaaacgagaagaaggagaagtaAAAACGGCacaagaagcgaaacgcacACAAGCCATCgacgtcgagagagagacgaaagcgaggaagaaaaacgctcCGAAGGAGCGCCGATCACGccagaaaagggaagagaaagacagacagggaagaaagcaaaagagaaagagagaaaaagaaaagagcacAGAGCGAACGAAAAACAACgaacggaaagaaagagaagcaaacagTACCtttggagagagacgcgctgtAGTGACTGCAGCTGGCTCCAGTGCAGTAGAAGGTCCCGTCGGCAGTTCGTGACAGAAGAACTTTGTCTTTTCctgaaagaaacagagggagagagacgaaaagcgaACGCGTTGGAGAGACAAGGACGCCTCTTTCGCAGTTGCACATCCGCTCGCCGAAGAAGCGTCTGtcaaagaaaaaagcgaatgAGGTCACCACAGTCtccgaaaacgaggagacactctcgTAGCACTCTGCTCTCATTTGTGAAACGCACTCTCTTCCTTGCTCCCCACTGTTCTCGTCCACTCCTgctccccctctctctcttcctttttctgatgtcttttcgttttccccttgtctctctatctctctctcaccgCCGTTGACGGCGAGCTCGTAGAGTCCACCTCGCTGAAAATCTTCGGCAGCACCCAGGTCGGTCGccgttcttttttctgcgcatgcagcgacgcgTGGGCAGCGTCCGAAGgcacgagagaaaaccggAGAGCCGCCGagtttccttccctctgtgCGGGAGTTGCCTTCACCTAcagcaacggagacagcaccGGCGGCGAGAGCCGCAGCGCAGAGTCCTTTCGTCCAGAACATCCTCTCACTCTTCTGCTCCCGCGTCTGCgtcggagagacagagacagcaaccGGCAGACCTTGGAGaccagaagaaaggaggggagaggaggaggaaaggtGAGAGAAGGCTCTCTGGGCGACGCGTCGCCAGGCCTGGCTCCGGAGGCTTGCCATGGTGGTGTTTAGGAGGGGATTCAGGGGAACTCTGGAGAATTtgaaaacggaggaaaagaggatGATTCAAAATTCCTGCAGCGTAGACGACGCAGCTGAAACACCGGGCCGTGAGCATGCGTTGAGAGAACCGGCACCGTCGGGGACACCGCGCGGAGGTTCGGCGAcggcgcgagaagacgcgtttctcctctcctggatgagagagaaaggactTTTGGAGAAAtcaggaagaaaggaacctTTCGTCCAAGTTGAAACTCACGAAAATGCCACGGGAGCCGCGCCcgctgaagaaaacgacaaagCAAGGAGGCAGGCAAATCACAGATCCTCCGGGGTGGACTCGAAAGGGAAAAGTgagcgcgagacagaacTGTATGCAGTGGAGATTTCGAAACCGACTTTCTTCTCAGCCTTTTCAGAGATGCAGAGCAtttgaagagaaagacaaagaatcGAACGGCCCTCCTCCGAgtctctccagctgcgccgtttttttctctcggtgcCCGGACGCGCTGCGGTGTTCGCTGGACTTTGATCCTCtcaacaagagagagagggaacacACTGTAAAGGCGCGGCCCATGCctgagacaggaagaagagagaaaggaaactggAGATCGGGACGGAGATCGAGGCGTCTTTTTATCTGCTTTTTTTTGCGATACATCTTCAGTCCAACTTCCGCGTCGGCGAGGAAGCGGAAAAACCGGAgactcgcctgtctcctgtgtcttgTTCTAAAaaactgtgcatgcgcagcgcACCCGGGAGATCGCCAGTcgcaagacagaaaagacgcttttctgctctttctcgctcttcgcgcAGAAGGCAATGTTCTCCCCAGGTTTCATCCACTTCGACGACGAggttgtctctcctcctccgtaAAAGGAATCGGGAAGCCCgttgtgtgtctcctgtcgcaCAGCCCCGGCCTCGCCTGGAGTAGATatctccgtttcctcgcgcCGATTTcgtcttgttttctcttcctcttcttctcttcttctcttcctcgaagcGCCTTACGCAGATTCTTGGTCCGAAGAACTCGCGAGCGCAATTCTCAGTATTTCCGCAGTCGCCACTACGACTGCGGCTACGAAGCCGTAgacctcgctctctccctcaattcttcctctctgtgctctcgtcgtctcggtctttccttctctcgcgtctgaagagacgacgcagcagaaggagttcctctgctcgcgcatgcgtctctccagagagtCGATGTCTGCTGCAGGCACCGAGGTCTTAACTTCCTCAGAGGCGTCTCCacctctgtgtgtctcggGAGATCGGCCGCCATgggccgtctctctctctcgtctttctgcctcttgcGGACCAGCTGCTTTTTCGCGTtagttctctccttcgcttccgtcGTCGATGCTGCTTCCATCTCCTCTCTACACCCTAACAGACACACGTTCGCCTTCCGCTCAGCTccattctcttcttttgctccaagttgtcttttctcttcttttcgtcgtccttctccggacccacctgtctcttctc
This genomic interval carries:
- a CDS encoding pyridine nucleotide-disulfide oxidoreductase domain-containing protein (encoded by transcript TGME49_207620); translation: MASLRSQAWRRVAQRAFSHLSSSSPLLSSGLQGLPVAVSVSPTQTREQKSERMFWTKGLCAAALAAGAVSVAVGEGNSRTEGRKLGGSPVFSRAFGRCPRVAACAEKRTATDLGAAEDFQRGGLYELAVNGGKDKVLLSRTADGTFYCTGASCSHYSASLSKGVLTAKRTVTCPLHDAEFDLETGKCVNGPALSAIPTYPVEIKDGRVVAQIPDEVPVRARGVYAKEKRGQNTETFVLVGGGAAAATAAETLRAEGFDGRIVMICEESVPPYDRPVLTKNLNAKLDNILLRPLKALQEDLGVQVLLNSRAVGVDLKTKTVRLEGNAPDVKFDKLLLCTGSEARRLTGLPNGTARGIFTVRGKNDLQELSAFLEENKKFNSDPRVAIIGSSFVGVELAAAFHRRGCKNVTVIGQETVPFERVLGSRVGGSIKQLICSKGVRFYPQSKVVGFTSSRDRVTGVELASGEIIQADVVIVGIGSVPATKFLADQSEFALARDGAIVTDPLLRLPANPDVFVAGDIAAYPYVKTGEQIRVEHWAVAMQQGRVAALNMLGHHVPFTQIPFFWSMIFGKGMRFAGWIGSGFDEVIIEGDIDKQQFVAYYVKDDRVTAVCTMGRDPVAVAAVELLEQNLMPSPGELRQGLKNSQDVLAIAKETAATKTVKRLV